One genomic window of Kosmotoga olearia TBF 19.5.1 includes the following:
- a CDS encoding Gx transporter family protein has protein sequence MNARKIASFSLLIALGSAIYVVESFIPFLLPIPGGRWGFSNVIILLAIPGGTLKELLFLAALKSVIGNTLMGKLATPGFFMGFLGIEIGTFFMWLMGKSGKFGLIGISMTGAIINNSVQLAIAAWFIVKSIAIMYLYPYFVIIGTISAIANAILAYTVLKRIGDLL, from the coding sequence ATGAATGCAAGAAAAATTGCTTCTTTCTCACTTTTAATAGCCCTGGGATCCGCTATATACGTTGTTGAAAGCTTTATACCTTTTTTATTGCCAATCCCGGGCGGCCGTTGGGGGTTCTCAAACGTGATAATCCTGCTCGCCATACCCGGTGGAACGTTGAAAGAGCTCCTGTTTCTGGCTGCCTTAAAAAGTGTCATCGGTAACACTTTGATGGGAAAACTGGCAACCCCGGGATTCTTCATGGGGTTCCTGGGAATCGAAATAGGAACTTTTTTCATGTGGCTGATGGGTAAGTCAGGCAAGTTCGGACTGATTGGGATCAGCATGACAGGAGCTATTATAAACAATTCCGTTCAGCTGGCGATTGCCGCATGGTTCATTGTTAAAAGCATTGCCATTATGTACCTTTATCCGTATTTTGTTATCATCGGAACTATTTCAGCAATAGCAAACGCTATATTGGCGTATACAGTATTGAAAAGGATCGGTGATTTGTTATGA
- a CDS encoding NusG domain II-containing protein, with product MKYRLFRPLDLLVIIFLVVTIFAFSGKSPGLAQNIAEIYHDGMLYRTLDLTKEATYNVLDHMVVEVSEGSVRVIESDCPEKLCVKSGWISHPDIPIVCLPNKITIIIPSNGKKGDTEMDAITR from the coding sequence ATGAAATACAGGCTATTTAGGCCTTTAGATTTGCTGGTGATAATTTTTCTCGTGGTTACCATATTCGCTTTTTCAGGAAAATCTCCTGGCCTGGCTCAAAATATTGCTGAGATTTACCACGATGGAATGCTTTACAGGACTTTAGATCTCACAAAAGAGGCAACCTACAATGTCCTTGACCACATGGTCGTAGAAGTTAGTGAAGGATCGGTGCGAGTGATTGAATCAGATTGTCCCGAGAAACTGTGCGTTAAAAGCGGCTGGATTTCGCATCCTGATATTCCCATCGTCTGTCTCCCAAACAAAATTACCATCATTATTCCTTCTAACGGTAAAAAGGGCGACACAGAAATGGATGCGATAACAAGATGA
- the rnr gene encoding ribonuclease R → MKISKKKILELLTSGKYVPSTFKAIAKILEVKDKDDKKNLRKLLKELIEEGRIIRDSRGRYVIPGENMVIGDIQFTRRRFGAFVSRDDGEEVYIASDDTGFALDGDRVLVEITGTYRDLPKGCVVKVLKRGRTRIVGTFVTRGLFAFVIPDDPRIKYDFYVPPEGFNGAKPDEKVLLKITRYPSPGRNPEGVVDKVLGNAMDPAVDLPTVIFKHNLPEPGYFPEEVLKEAVKVAKPPTKKEISKRKDYRKDRIFTIDGEDAKDYDDAISIKKLKNGNYLLGVHIADVSHYVREGSALDREAYERGTSVYLLDTVIPMLPFELSNGICSLVEGEDRLTLSLEMEIDPGGKVVDFKVHEGVIRSVRRLTYTEVNRFLNGDNDPDLLKHLEPVKKELLVARELARILRDWRKKRGSVMDISSREVKILFDEKGRVVDILPQERGESEIMIEEFMIKANETIAEIFNTQDIPFVYRIHEKPDPESIIQLKHYLEAIGMKLRIPKNIHPKVLQEILEKTKDHPLHSSIERILVRSMKRAVYSERNIGHFGLASQAYTHFTSPIRRYPDLIVHRLLKKIIEKGHFSPEEIDRYEKELPRIAQHCSKRERIANEAEWDLLDMKKVEYISYHIGEIFDSVITGVTKFGLFVEIPEKMLSGLVHVSTLDDYYEYNETQNILVGKHKKRVFRIGDGVKVRAVHADKTTMEVDFVIVEKENNKNNKRNNSKNKAKKRKKKRRS, encoded by the coding sequence ATGAAGATCAGTAAAAAGAAAATTTTAGAGTTGTTAACTTCCGGGAAATACGTGCCGTCGACCTTTAAAGCTATCGCTAAGATTCTTGAGGTTAAAGATAAAGATGATAAAAAGAATCTAAGAAAGCTTTTGAAGGAATTAATAGAGGAAGGAAGGATAATCAGGGATTCTCGTGGAAGGTATGTGATTCCTGGCGAAAATATGGTGATTGGAGATATACAGTTTACCAGAAGAAGATTCGGGGCTTTTGTTTCCAGAGACGATGGGGAAGAGGTATACATTGCCTCAGACGATACGGGGTTCGCCCTCGATGGTGATCGTGTGCTGGTGGAAATAACAGGAACGTATAGAGATCTTCCGAAGGGTTGTGTTGTAAAGGTTTTGAAAAGAGGTCGAACCAGGATAGTCGGAACCTTTGTAACCAGAGGATTGTTCGCTTTCGTGATACCTGATGATCCGAGGATAAAATACGATTTCTATGTTCCACCGGAAGGGTTCAACGGTGCCAAACCGGATGAGAAGGTGCTTTTGAAGATAACCCGGTACCCTTCGCCCGGGAGAAATCCGGAAGGTGTTGTCGACAAGGTACTGGGTAACGCCATGGATCCAGCCGTTGATCTACCAACGGTTATTTTCAAGCACAATCTCCCTGAACCCGGATATTTTCCGGAAGAGGTTTTAAAAGAGGCGGTTAAGGTAGCGAAGCCTCCTACCAAAAAAGAGATATCGAAAAGGAAGGACTACAGAAAAGATAGAATTTTTACGATTGATGGTGAGGATGCAAAGGATTATGATGACGCGATAAGCATAAAAAAATTGAAGAACGGGAATTATCTTCTCGGGGTGCACATCGCAGATGTTTCTCATTATGTTAGGGAAGGAAGTGCGCTTGATAGAGAAGCTTACGAAAGGGGTACCTCGGTTTATCTTCTTGATACGGTTATTCCCATGTTGCCTTTTGAGCTCTCGAATGGCATTTGTTCTCTGGTAGAAGGTGAGGACAGGCTTACCCTTTCTCTGGAGATGGAGATCGATCCCGGAGGGAAAGTGGTAGATTTCAAAGTTCATGAAGGGGTTATACGCTCCGTAAGACGACTTACATACACCGAAGTAAACAGATTTCTTAATGGAGATAATGATCCGGATCTCCTGAAACATCTCGAACCCGTAAAAAAAGAATTGCTTGTGGCGAGAGAGCTGGCGAGGATATTGAGGGATTGGCGTAAGAAACGCGGTTCGGTGATGGACATATCTTCGCGAGAGGTGAAAATACTGTTTGATGAAAAAGGGCGCGTCGTGGATATTCTTCCTCAGGAACGTGGAGAATCCGAAATAATGATTGAAGAGTTTATGATTAAAGCAAATGAAACCATCGCCGAGATCTTCAACACTCAGGATATTCCCTTTGTTTACAGGATTCACGAGAAACCCGATCCGGAGTCTATTATTCAACTAAAACATTATCTTGAGGCTATTGGAATGAAGCTGAGAATACCCAAGAATATTCATCCAAAAGTACTTCAAGAAATCCTTGAAAAAACGAAAGATCATCCTCTTCACAGTTCGATTGAGCGAATACTCGTTCGCTCTATGAAACGTGCGGTTTATTCCGAGAGAAATATAGGACATTTTGGCCTTGCGTCCCAGGCTTATACACACTTTACATCGCCGATAAGGCGTTACCCTGATCTGATAGTTCACAGGTTGCTAAAAAAAATAATTGAAAAGGGACATTTCAGCCCCGAGGAAATAGACCGTTATGAGAAAGAACTGCCAAGAATTGCTCAGCACTGTTCAAAGAGGGAACGGATCGCCAACGAAGCCGAATGGGATCTCCTCGACATGAAGAAAGTTGAATACATTAGCTATCATATCGGTGAAATCTTTGATTCTGTGATAACAGGAGTAACGAAGTTCGGTTTGTTTGTGGAAATACCTGAAAAAATGCTTTCCGGTCTAGTGCATGTTTCAACCCTTGATGATTACTATGAGTACAACGAAACACAGAATATTCTCGTGGGAAAGCACAAAAAACGGGTTTTCAGGATAGGAGATGGAGTGAAAGTAAGAGCGGTTCACGCTGATAAAACAACCATGGAGGTTGATTTCGTTATTGTTGAAAAGGAAAACAATAAAAATAACAAAAGGAATAATTCTAAAAACAAAGCAAAGAAAAGGAAGAAAAAACGGCGTTCTTAG
- a CDS encoding cyclodeaminase/cyclohydrolase family protein, whose amino-acid sequence MDLCSLSVKDFIKRVAEKSPTPGGGAVGAVAAALAAALGAMVSNLTIGKKGYEDVESQMEACLEIFGNEMSYLCDLVNKDVQAFDQVMAAYRLPKNSEEEKAVRTVKIQQALKTAIEVPFDLARRCKNVIVNVERLAKWGNLNAISDAESAAHLLYAVYYVAKANVMINMKSLKDPRYCNWIKEEMDHLEKQIEASYRRILEVIKKRNG is encoded by the coding sequence ATGGATCTTTGCTCGTTAAGCGTTAAGGACTTCATAAAGCGAGTTGCCGAGAAATCACCGACTCCAGGTGGAGGCGCTGTTGGAGCTGTTGCGGCTGCTTTGGCCGCTGCACTTGGTGCTATGGTTTCGAACCTTACCATCGGCAAGAAAGGATACGAAGACGTTGAGAGTCAGATGGAAGCATGTCTCGAAATCTTCGGCAACGAGATGAGCTACCTTTGTGATCTCGTAAATAAGGACGTTCAAGCCTTCGATCAGGTAATGGCAGCTTACAGGCTTCCTAAAAATTCTGAAGAAGAAAAAGCCGTCAGAACAGTGAAGATCCAACAAGCTTTAAAAACTGCCATCGAAGTGCCCTTCGATCTTGCCAGACGTTGTAAAAATGTCATAGTGAACGTGGAAAGACTGGCAAAATGGGGCAATCTCAACGCTATTTCCGACGCTGAAAGTGCTGCACATTTGTTGTACGCAGTTTATTATGTCGCAAAGGCCAACGTAATGATCAACATGAAGTCACTGAAAGATCCACGGTACTGTAACTGGATCAAAGAAGAAATGGACCATCTCGAAAAGCAAATCGAAGCCTCCTACCGGAGGATACTCGAGGTGATAAAAAAGAGAAATGGTTAA
- a CDS encoding FAD:protein FMN transferase, whose protein sequence is MRKRDSRDSLIGRTILYSILMVAAIATLIFVYLKNRPEEYYTRTEYLLGTYVTIKVASEKISPVILADAAFREITRIDKKFGSDRGIVKSMAEAGENGMEVDEETAFLLSAVINIAEKTGGAFDPTIYPITKLWGFDSSSSKKRVPSEKEIEKTLERVGYKNIVVDVSSSKVWILNGAELDLSGIAKGYAVDLAIARIKSMDETATGFIDAGGDIGIIGPKYGKRPWVIGIRNPRSDRADDVIEYVYMYDGAIATSGDYERYFIEDGIRYHHIFNPTTGRPARSGVISATVISKSALEADAFATAAFVIGTSPGITFFPRYGALVMLVMEDLSTYKSPGFEVYQKK, encoded by the coding sequence TTGCGGAAAAGAGATTCCCGTGATTCTTTGATAGGAAGAACGATCCTTTATTCAATACTCATGGTCGCTGCTATTGCGACCCTTATTTTTGTTTACCTGAAGAACCGACCTGAGGAATACTACACGAGAACTGAATATCTACTGGGCACTTATGTCACCATAAAGGTGGCATCGGAGAAGATTTCCCCCGTGATTCTTGCCGATGCAGCTTTCAGAGAAATAACCCGAATCGATAAAAAGTTTGGATCAGATAGAGGAATAGTGAAGAGTATGGCGGAAGCCGGTGAGAATGGAATGGAAGTGGATGAAGAGACTGCCTTTTTACTCAGCGCAGTAATCAATATAGCCGAAAAAACCGGTGGAGCTTTTGATCCCACGATTTACCCGATAACCAAACTCTGGGGATTCGATAGTTCGTCAAGCAAAAAGCGAGTCCCTTCCGAAAAAGAAATCGAGAAAACTCTCGAGCGTGTAGGATACAAAAACATCGTTGTCGATGTATCCTCAAGCAAGGTATGGATCCTCAACGGAGCGGAACTCGACCTTTCGGGTATAGCAAAAGGGTACGCAGTTGATCTTGCTATTGCCAGAATTAAGTCTATGGATGAAACCGCCACCGGGTTCATCGATGCCGGCGGTGATATAGGCATAATCGGACCAAAATACGGAAAAAGGCCGTGGGTAATTGGAATCAGGAATCCCAGAAGCGATAGGGCTGACGACGTGATTGAGTATGTTTATATGTATGATGGAGCAATTGCCACATCGGGCGATTACGAACGATATTTCATTGAAGACGGAATCAGATATCATCATATCTTCAATCCTACCACGGGAAGACCCGCTAGATCCGGTGTGATAAGCGCAACGGTAATAAGCAAAAGCGCTCTGGAAGCTGATGCCTTTGCCACGGCGGCTTTTGTTATAGGAACCTCACCCGGGATAACCTTTTTCCCCAGATATGGCGCTCTTGTCATGCTTGTTATGGAAGATCTGAGTACGTACAAATCACCGGGATTTGAGGTGTATCAGAAAAAATGA
- a CDS encoding Maf family protein, translating to MKSKKVVLASTSPRRRELMKYLGVHFVCVSPKDVDETIDACDLENELMRLAVKKCKSISDIYPDSVTIGADTVVVLDNEILGKPINRTEAKAFLKRLSGKTHIVYTGVALLFPDNEEITFVEKTFVTFRDLPDDAIDYYVATGIPLDKAGAYGIQDYGALFVKEIRGDFYNVMGLPIGRIWEILRNRGYYD from the coding sequence ATGAAGTCAAAGAAAGTAGTTCTCGCATCCACATCACCACGTCGGAGAGAATTGATGAAATATCTTGGGGTGCATTTTGTCTGCGTCAGCCCCAAAGATGTTGATGAAACCATCGACGCCTGTGACCTGGAAAACGAACTGATGAGGCTAGCTGTAAAGAAGTGCAAAAGCATTTCTGACATCTACCCCGACTCTGTTACAATTGGAGCGGACACTGTAGTGGTCCTCGACAACGAGATACTCGGAAAGCCAATTAACAGAACCGAGGCGAAAGCTTTCTTGAAAAGGCTTTCAGGCAAAACCCACATTGTGTACACTGGGGTAGCATTGCTTTTTCCTGATAATGAAGAAATAACTTTTGTTGAAAAAACCTTTGTAACGTTCAGGGATCTCCCTGATGACGCCATAGATTACTACGTCGCCACCGGAATCCCCCTGGACAAGGCAGGCGCTTACGGTATACAGGACTACGGTGCGTTGTTCGTCAAAGAAATAAGAGGTGATTTCTACAATGTGATGGGGTTACCCATTGGCCGCATATGGGAGATCCTGAGGAATAGGGGGTACTACGATTGA
- the amrS gene encoding AmmeMemoRadiSam system radical SAM enzyme gives MKPAIYFDELEGDVLQCHLCPNRCIIRPGETGICKARKNVKGMLYSLNYGELTSIGTDPIEKKPLYHFYPGTMIFSVGSWGCNLSCDFCQNWEISKGRPRIVQRVIPHQLIEIARSEGTPGLAFTYNEPTVSFEFVLDTSRAAAKEGIYSVLITNGYIEQEPLKLLVQSISAMNIDLKGWNDEFYAKELGASKKHVLDTIEFVLSAGVHVEITTLIIPGKNDSLDEMREEAKWLASLSRDIPLHITRYFPNYKYTIPPTDVKTLNELHNVAKEHLNYVYIGNVPSEDLNTTYCPDCGTSLIKRRGFDVEIANLTEESRCSNCGKEIPVIL, from the coding sequence ATGAAACCGGCTATTTATTTCGATGAGCTGGAAGGGGATGTTTTACAGTGTCATCTATGCCCCAATAGATGTATTATAAGACCCGGAGAAACCGGGATCTGCAAAGCACGAAAGAATGTCAAAGGTATGCTTTATTCTCTGAACTACGGTGAACTTACATCGATCGGAACTGATCCCATAGAAAAGAAGCCCCTGTACCATTTTTATCCAGGGACGATGATATTTTCCGTCGGATCATGGGGTTGCAATCTAAGTTGCGATTTCTGCCAGAACTGGGAAATATCGAAGGGACGCCCCAGAATCGTTCAAAGGGTGATTCCACACCAATTGATAGAAATAGCCAGATCCGAGGGAACTCCTGGTTTAGCTTTTACCTACAATGAACCCACTGTGTCCTTTGAATTCGTTCTGGATACCTCGCGAGCAGCAGCAAAAGAGGGAATTTATAGCGTTCTTATAACCAACGGCTACATCGAGCAGGAACCTCTGAAATTACTCGTCCAGTCTATAAGTGCTATGAATATTGACCTTAAAGGCTGGAATGACGAATTCTATGCAAAAGAACTGGGGGCTTCGAAAAAACATGTACTTGACACCATAGAATTTGTGTTATCTGCCGGTGTTCATGTGGAGATTACCACCCTTATTATCCCGGGAAAAAACGACAGCCTGGACGAAATGCGTGAAGAAGCAAAATGGTTGGCTTCGCTCTCCAGAGACATCCCGTTGCATATAACCAGATATTTCCCCAACTACAAATACACAATTCCACCCACTGATGTTAAAACATTGAACGAACTCCACAACGTGGCTAAAGAGCATCTTAACTACGTTTATATAGGGAACGTTCCATCAGAAGATCTCAACACTACTTATTGTCCTGATTGCGGTACATCTCTGATAAAACGCAGAGGCTTCGACGTTGAAATAGCAAACCTTACCGAGGAAAGTAGGTGCTCCAATTGCGGAAAAGAGATTCCCGTGATTCTTTGA
- a CDS encoding HDIG domain-containing metalloprotein, which produces MISREFAMELVKKEIKHVNLIKHMLATEAVMKALAKHFGKDEELWGLAGLLHDLDYEETKNNPEKHGLKTVEMLEAYDVPQEVKDAILAHCGKKERKTLLEKSIYAADPVTGFIVAAVLIRRGSTLSDLDVQFLKNRFKEKSFAKGASREQMRSCKDLGLSLDEFLEISLKAMQGISKELGL; this is translated from the coding sequence ATGATTTCCAGAGAATTCGCGATGGAGCTTGTAAAGAAAGAGATCAAACACGTGAATCTTATCAAGCATATGCTGGCTACGGAAGCGGTGATGAAAGCATTGGCTAAACATTTCGGTAAAGATGAAGAACTCTGGGGACTCGCAGGGCTTCTTCATGATCTGGACTATGAAGAAACAAAAAACAATCCAGAAAAGCATGGGTTAAAAACCGTTGAAATGCTCGAAGCCTACGATGTTCCTCAGGAAGTAAAAGATGCGATACTTGCCCACTGTGGTAAAAAAGAAAGGAAAACCTTATTGGAAAAATCAATCTATGCTGCTGACCCCGTAACGGGATTTATCGTTGCAGCCGTTCTTATTCGTCGAGGAAGCACGCTTTCCGACTTAGACGTTCAGTTCTTAAAAAACAGGTTCAAGGAAAAATCCTTTGCAAAGGGTGCAAGCAGGGAACAGATGCGAAGCTGTAAAGATCTTGGACTATCTCTCGATGAATTTTTAGAAATATCGCTCAAAGCGATGCAGGGAATTTCAAAAGAATTGGGTTTGTGA
- a CDS encoding 6-phosphofructokinase: MKVGILTGGGDCPGLNAVIRGIVKSAPKDIEIIGIMHGWKGLITGEVTKLTDDDVEGIHIIGGTILGTSRTNPFKSEENKNKMLENIEKLGLDALIAIGGDDTLSVAAKLSSLGYKVIGVPKTIDNDVSNTDYTFGYHTAVNVGADAIDRLHSTAKSHGRVLFVELMGREAGWITLEAGLAAGAHLILIPEYPMTLEEIVRYVNERMDKKSYMIIAVAEGFKPTDLENVIGDKNEVDAFGHIRLGGIAHYLAEIIKEKTGYDTRSVVLGHLLRGGTPTAFDRILGTRYGVHAMKLVLEKDFGRMVALRGNAIVSIPLEYGIATKKFVPFEYYKLAQIFFG, translated from the coding sequence ATGAAGGTCGGAATTCTTACAGGTGGTGGAGACTGTCCGGGGCTAAACGCGGTTATTCGTGGAATCGTTAAATCAGCTCCCAAAGACATAGAAATTATCGGGATAATGCACGGTTGGAAAGGGCTGATTACTGGCGAGGTCACAAAACTTACTGACGATGACGTCGAAGGGATTCACATCATAGGTGGAACGATACTCGGTACCTCAAGAACAAACCCTTTTAAAAGCGAGGAAAACAAGAATAAAATGCTTGAAAACATAGAGAAACTCGGGCTTGATGCCCTCATCGCTATTGGTGGAGACGATACTCTGTCTGTCGCAGCAAAGTTATCCTCTCTGGGTTACAAGGTTATAGGTGTTCCAAAAACCATAGATAACGACGTTTCCAACACCGATTACACATTTGGCTATCATACAGCGGTGAACGTTGGTGCTGATGCCATAGACAGACTTCATTCAACAGCAAAATCCCACGGGAGAGTTCTCTTCGTTGAGCTCATGGGCAGAGAAGCAGGCTGGATAACATTAGAAGCAGGACTTGCAGCTGGTGCTCATTTGATACTAATCCCCGAATACCCGATGACTCTTGAAGAGATCGTCAGGTACGTGAATGAAAGGATGGATAAAAAGAGCTACATGATCATAGCGGTTGCGGAAGGATTTAAACCCACTGACCTTGAAAATGTCATCGGTGATAAGAATGAAGTCGATGCCTTTGGCCATATACGTCTTGGAGGAATCGCCCATTACCTTGCTGAAATAATAAAGGAGAAAACCGGATATGATACCCGCTCTGTTGTTCTTGGACATCTGTTAAGGGGCGGAACACCCACGGCTTTTGACAGGATACTTGGAACCCGTTACGGTGTTCATGCAATGAAACTCGTTCTCGAAAAGGATTTTGGTAGAATGGTAGCTCTGCGTGGAAATGCAATCGTTTCAATTCCTCTGGAATATGGGATAGCCACCAAAAAATTCGTTCCCTTCGAATACTACAAACTCGCGCAGATATTCTTTGGATGA
- the tgt gene encoding tRNA guanosine(34) transglycosylase Tgt: MVKFTVTKKDPVTSARTGKLETKHGVFETPVFMPVGTNATVKGLWQEQLKELGARIILGNAFHLYLKPGLEVIRSFGGLHSFMNWNNSILTDSGGFQVFSLKDKKVLDEGVLFKSPIDGSKIMMTPELSMEIQMTLGSDIAMAFDECVAPELDRTYAQESVERTTRWAEKCLAYHDRSQALFGIVQGAFYKDLREKSAREITAMDFDGFAVGGLSVGEPFEVTRDILEFTTKLLPEDKPRYLMGIGTPDMIIMAVENGIDMFDCVLPTRMGRHGTALTWSGKINLKAARHKFSKEPIDPECNCKVCRSYSKGYIYHLFSRDELLGKMMLSYHNVHFLLDFTDRLRNAIREERFLEFKELCTRKQLIKNDTGVNVSEG, from the coding sequence ATGGTTAAATTCACCGTCACAAAAAAAGACCCGGTAACATCCGCGAGAACTGGAAAGCTAGAAACAAAACACGGTGTTTTCGAAACACCTGTGTTTATGCCTGTGGGTACCAACGCTACCGTCAAAGGACTCTGGCAGGAGCAATTAAAGGAGCTTGGGGCAAGAATCATTCTTGGCAATGCTTTCCACCTTTATTTAAAGCCTGGTCTCGAGGTAATAAGAAGCTTTGGCGGTCTGCACAGTTTCATGAACTGGAATAATTCTATACTCACCGACAGTGGAGGATTTCAGGTTTTCAGCCTTAAAGATAAAAAAGTTCTGGACGAAGGTGTTCTGTTTAAATCGCCCATCGATGGCTCCAAGATCATGATGACACCGGAATTATCCATGGAAATACAGATGACGCTCGGATCGGATATAGCGATGGCATTCGACGAATGTGTCGCGCCTGAGTTAGACAGAACCTACGCACAAGAATCGGTGGAAAGGACAACCAGATGGGCAGAAAAGTGCTTAGCGTATCATGACCGTTCTCAGGCGCTCTTTGGAATCGTTCAGGGTGCTTTTTACAAAGACCTGCGCGAAAAGAGCGCCAGGGAAATTACAGCCATGGATTTCGATGGATTCGCCGTAGGTGGTTTGAGTGTTGGTGAACCCTTTGAGGTGACCAGGGATATTCTCGAGTTTACAACAAAACTCCTTCCGGAGGATAAGCCAAGATATCTCATGGGAATTGGTACGCCAGATATGATAATCATGGCTGTCGAGAACGGCATCGATATGTTCGACTGCGTCCTTCCAACGCGAATGGGAAGGCATGGAACAGCATTAACATGGTCCGGAAAAATCAATCTCAAAGCTGCCAGGCACAAGTTTTCCAAAGAACCCATCGATCCTGAGTGCAACTGTAAGGTTTGCAGAAGCTACTCAAAAGGTTACATATATCACCTGTTTTCACGTGATGAGCTCCTTGGAAAAATGATGCTGAGTTACCATAATGTGCATTTTTTGCTGGATTTCACCGACCGACTCAGAAATGCCATTCGCGAAGAAAGATTCTTAGAGTTCAAAGAGTTGTGTACCCGAAAACAGTTAATCAAGAACGATACCGGGGTAAATGTATCCGAGGGGTGA
- the amrA gene encoding AmmeMemoRadiSam system protein A, with amino-acid sequence MSTARSIYVEWAWHVIESYILRNEYPGISGNLPEELTQRRAACFVTLHKANGDLRGCIGTILPTKRNLAEEIRDNAIAAATKDPRFPPVQPEELNNLVISVDILSEPEECKPEDLDPKKYGVIVEAGWRRGVLLPDLPGIVTVQEQLRIALLKAGISPNEPYKIFRFSATRYY; translated from the coding sequence GTGAGTACCGCGAGATCGATATATGTTGAATGGGCCTGGCATGTAATCGAATCTTACATACTCAGGAATGAATATCCAGGCATTTCTGGGAATTTGCCTGAAGAACTCACCCAAAGGCGAGCAGCTTGTTTTGTCACCCTTCACAAAGCAAATGGGGATTTGCGAGGCTGTATAGGTACGATTTTACCAACAAAGCGAAACCTCGCCGAAGAGATAAGAGATAATGCCATTGCCGCCGCTACAAAAGACCCGCGGTTCCCACCAGTTCAGCCTGAAGAGCTGAACAATCTGGTGATATCCGTTGATATACTCAGCGAACCCGAGGAGTGCAAACCCGAAGATCTTGACCCCAAAAAATACGGTGTCATTGTTGAAGCTGGATGGCGGCGAGGCGTATTATTGCCAGATTTACCGGGAATTGTCACTGTTCAGGAACAATTAAGGATTGCCCTGTTGAAAGCTGGAATTTCACCCAACGAACCTTATAAAATCTTCAGGTTTTCAGCTACTCGCTACTATTAA
- the deoC gene encoding deoxyribose-phosphate aldolase: protein MLEKTIKEVIERVNQSYEPINRKLSGELNLARYIDHTLLKPDATPEMIKTLCMEARENNFFSVCVNSCHLPLVTKLLEGTDVARAVVIGFPLGAVPTDVKVYETEWSLNHGADEFDMVINIGYLKAGLYDLVFEDIAKVVKAAKDKVVKVIIETALLTEAEKIAACVIAKEAGAAFVKTSTGFSSGGATAEDVSLMKFVVGDNVKVKASGGVRTREDMIRMLIAGADRIGTSSGMKIIGKK from the coding sequence ATGCTTGAAAAAACAATTAAAGAGGTCATAGAAAGGGTGAACCAAAGCTATGAACCGATCAATCGCAAGCTCTCTGGAGAGCTTAATTTGGCTCGTTATATCGATCATACCCTGTTGAAACCTGATGCTACCCCCGAAATGATTAAAACCCTTTGTATGGAAGCCAGAGAGAACAACTTCTTCAGTGTTTGTGTCAACAGTTGTCATCTTCCGTTAGTCACCAAGCTTCTTGAAGGCACTGATGTGGCGCGTGCTGTTGTCATCGGATTCCCTCTTGGCGCTGTTCCGACCGATGTAAAGGTCTATGAAACGGAGTGGAGCCTGAATCACGGTGCCGATGAATTTGACATGGTTATAAATATCGGTTACCTCAAAGCGGGCCTTTACGACCTGGTTTTCGAAGATATCGCAAAGGTGGTAAAAGCCGCAAAAGACAAGGTCGTAAAGGTTATAATTGAAACGGCGTTGCTCACAGAGGCAGAGAAGATCGCTGCGTGCGTTATAGCAAAAGAAGCTGGAGCCGCTTTCGTCAAAACATCCACAGGCTTCAGTTCAGGCGGCGCAACAGCAGAAGATGTCTCCCTGATGAAATTCGTCGTGGGAGATAATGTGAAGGTAAAAGCTTCAGGCGGTGTGCGAACCAGGGAAGATATGATAAGGATGTTGATTGCGGGCGCCGACAGAATTGGAACGAGTTCTGGAATGAAAATAATAGGCAAAAAATAA